A window of Longispora fulva contains these coding sequences:
- the tmk gene encoding dTMP kinase, translating to MLRIRPFRRLWLVLSLSSFGDWLGLMATAIFATAQVSSSAAKGAAFGGVIAIRLLPALILGPIAGVFADRFDRRYTMVVCDLLRFVLFASIPLVGTLARNAGVAVSWAAIATFLIETVGMIWAPAKEAAVPNLLPKGKLERANQLSLVMTYGVAPVSAALTIVVVSSLLKAKTDTWASPSNIALYFNALTFLAAAVTVFFGIKEISGRSAKRDKGEGVLTQFLDGWRYVGRTPLVRGLVFGMLGAFAGAGVVIGAGPFYAESLGGGDASFGMLFGTLFVGLAIGIALGPRLIGTLSRKRWFGASIVMASCAVFLLAIAPHLAVAVLGALFVGSGAGMAFLAGTTMLGTEIGDDVRGRVFGFVWTAVRVVLMLSISLSATLVGFGGTRLIFGVNVSFTRILLAAAGIVGAMAGVLAFRQMDDRPGVPVLKDIWGAVSRRPLTVGETDPGKGLFIVFEGGEGVGKSTQVVKLAAWLRLRGQEPVVTREPGATDIGMRIRGLVLDGKDDISPRAEALLYAADRAQHVTEVVRPALAEGRVVLSDRYVDSSLAYQGAGRTMAADEISWLSTWATGALKPDLTILLDLDPAVGLKRAGERSGADRIESESLAFHERVRYAFLDLASADPKSYLVIDASGDPEKIALEIRERIDVLLTREPAHV from the coding sequence ATTCTGCGAATCCGGCCGTTCCGTCGTCTCTGGCTCGTCCTCAGCCTGTCCTCGTTCGGGGACTGGCTCGGGCTCATGGCCACCGCCATCTTCGCCACCGCCCAGGTCAGCTCCTCGGCGGCCAAGGGCGCGGCCTTCGGCGGTGTGATCGCCATCCGGCTGCTGCCGGCCCTGATCCTCGGGCCCATCGCCGGAGTGTTCGCCGACCGGTTCGACCGCCGGTACACGATGGTGGTCTGTGATCTTCTGCGGTTTGTCCTGTTCGCCTCGATCCCGCTGGTCGGCACGCTCGCCAGGAACGCCGGGGTCGCCGTGAGCTGGGCCGCGATCGCCACCTTCCTGATCGAGACCGTCGGCATGATCTGGGCCCCCGCCAAGGAGGCGGCCGTGCCCAACCTGCTGCCCAAGGGCAAGCTCGAACGGGCCAACCAGCTCAGCCTCGTGATGACCTACGGCGTCGCCCCCGTGTCGGCCGCCCTCACGATCGTCGTGGTGTCCTCGCTGCTCAAGGCCAAGACGGACACCTGGGCCTCCCCGTCGAACATCGCGCTGTACTTCAACGCGCTCACCTTCCTCGCCGCCGCCGTGACCGTGTTCTTCGGGATCAAGGAGATCAGCGGCCGCAGCGCCAAGCGGGACAAGGGCGAAGGGGTGCTGACCCAGTTCCTCGACGGCTGGCGGTACGTCGGCCGCACCCCCCTCGTCCGCGGCCTCGTCTTCGGGATGCTCGGCGCGTTCGCCGGCGCGGGCGTCGTGATCGGCGCCGGCCCGTTCTACGCCGAATCCCTCGGCGGCGGCGACGCCTCGTTCGGGATGCTGTTCGGCACCCTGTTCGTCGGGCTCGCCATCGGCATCGCCCTCGGCCCCCGGCTGATCGGCACCCTGTCCCGCAAGCGCTGGTTCGGCGCGAGCATCGTCATGGCCAGCTGCGCGGTGTTCCTGCTCGCCATCGCCCCGCACCTGGCCGTCGCCGTCCTCGGCGCGCTGTTCGTCGGGTCGGGTGCCGGCATGGCCTTCCTCGCCGGTACGACCATGCTGGGCACCGAGATCGGCGACGACGTCCGGGGCCGGGTCTTCGGCTTCGTGTGGACGGCCGTCCGGGTCGTCCTCATGCTCAGCATCTCCCTGTCGGCCACCCTGGTCGGCTTCGGCGGCACCCGGCTCATCTTCGGCGTCAACGTGTCCTTCACCCGGATCCTGCTCGCCGCCGCCGGCATCGTCGGCGCGATGGCCGGCGTGCTCGCCTTCCGGCAGATGGACGACCGGCCCGGCGTGCCCGTCCTCAAGGACATCTGGGGCGCGGTCAGCCGCCGGCCGCTCACCGTCGGCGAGACCGACCCCGGCAAGGGGCTGTTCATCGTGTTCGAGGGCGGCGAGGGGGTCGGCAAGTCCACCCAGGTCGTCAAGCTCGCCGCGTGGCTGCGGCTCCGGGGCCAGGAACCGGTCGTCACCCGCGAACCCGGGGCCACCGACATCGGCATGCGGATCCGGGGGCTCGTCCTCGACGGCAAGGACGACATCTCGCCGCGCGCCGAGGCACTGCTGTACGCGGCCGACCGGGCCCAGCACGTCACCGAGGTGGTCCGCCCGGCGCTCGCCGAGGGCAGGGTCGTGCTCAGCGACCGGTACGTGGACTCCTCCCTCGCCTACCAGGGCGCCGGCCGGACCATGGCCGCCGACGAGATCAGCTGGCTGTCCACCTGGGCGACCGGGGCGCTCAAGCCCGACCTGACCATCCTCCTCGACCTCGACCCGGCCGTCGGCCTGAAGCGGGCCGGGGAGCGCAGCGGGGCCGACCGGATCGAGTCGGAGTCCCTGGCCTTCCACGAGCGGGTCCGGTACGCGTTCCTGGACCTTGCGTCCGCCGATCCGAAGAGCTACCTGGTCATCGACGCCTCCGGGGACCCGGAGAAGATCGCGCTGGAGATCCGGGAGCGGATCGACGTCCTCCTAACCCGGGAACCGGCCCATGTCTGA
- a CDS encoding amino acid deaminase/aldolase: protein MPARYDLATTHLDPPFAVVDSAAFDANAAAMLQRAGGKPIRVASKSVRCRPLIQRALALPGYAGVMAFTLAEALWLAETGTSDDILVAYPTADRGGLADLVKYTDKVTLMVDDPAQLDLIDAAVAPTHRPDFRLCLELDASWRPFGAHIGVRRSPLHSPTALGEFAGLIAGRRGFTLVGVMGYEAQIAGLGDAQPGRRAYSRMVRFIQRRSAAELAERRAAAVAAVRRHGELEFVNGGGTGSLHLTAAEDAVTELTAGSGLFGPTLFDGYSAWQPRPAALFALSVVRRPAPGIATVLGGGWVASGPAHGSRLPSPYLPAGLKLNSSEGAGEVQTPLLGPGADALRVGDRVWFRHAKAGELCEHVNELHLVTGDQVVDVLPTYRGEGKAFL from the coding sequence ATGCCTGCGCGCTATGACCTAGCGACCACCCATCTCGACCCGCCGTTCGCGGTGGTCGACTCCGCCGCCTTCGACGCCAACGCCGCCGCCATGCTCCAGCGGGCGGGCGGCAAGCCGATCCGTGTCGCCAGCAAGTCCGTGCGCTGTCGGCCCCTCATCCAACGAGCCCTGGCCCTGCCCGGGTACGCCGGCGTCATGGCCTTCACCCTCGCCGAGGCCCTGTGGCTCGCCGAGACCGGCACGAGCGACGACATCCTGGTCGCCTACCCGACGGCCGACCGGGGCGGGCTCGCCGACCTGGTCAAGTACACCGACAAGGTCACCCTGATGGTCGACGACCCCGCACAGCTTGACCTGATCGACGCGGCCGTGGCACCGACGCACCGGCCGGACTTCCGACTCTGTCTGGAACTCGACGCCTCCTGGCGGCCGTTCGGGGCGCACATCGGGGTCCGGCGCTCGCCGCTGCACTCCCCGACGGCGCTCGGCGAGTTCGCCGGCCTGATCGCCGGACGCCGGGGATTCACCCTGGTGGGCGTCATGGGGTACGAGGCCCAGATCGCCGGCCTCGGCGACGCCCAGCCGGGCCGGCGCGCCTACAGCAGAATGGTCCGGTTCATCCAGCGCCGGTCGGCCGCCGAGCTGGCCGAACGCCGGGCCGCGGCCGTGGCCGCCGTGCGCCGGCACGGTGAGCTGGAGTTCGTCAACGGCGGGGGCACCGGCAGCCTGCACCTGACCGCGGCCGAGGACGCCGTCACCGAGCTGACCGCCGGCAGCGGACTGTTCGGCCCGACCCTCTTCGACGGGTACTCGGCCTGGCAGCCCCGACCGGCCGCCCTGTTCGCCCTGTCCGTGGTCCGCCGACCGGCTCCCGGGATCGCGACGGTGCTCGGCGGGGGCTGGGTCGCCTCGGGGCCGGCGCACGGCAGCCGGCTGCCGAGCCCCTATCTCCCGGCCGGGCTGAAGCTGAACAGCTCCGAGGGGGCCGGCGAGGTGCAGACGCCGCTGCTGGGCCCCGGGGCCGACGCGTTGCGGGTCGGGGACCGGGTGTGGTTCCGGCACGCCAAGGCCGGTGAGCTGTGCGAGCACGTCAACGAGCTGCACCTGGTCACCGGGGACCAGGTGGTGGACGTGCTGCCCACGTACCGGGGCGAGGGCAAGGCGTTCCTGTAG
- a CDS encoding MDR family MFS transporter, with product MNVQLSPKQIWTLMSGLMLGMLLAALDQMIVGTALPTIVGQLGGLNHYSWVVTAYLLASTASTPLYGKISDLYGRRPLLLFAIGTFLVGSLLAGMSQNMIQLILFRGIQGLGAGGLMTLAFTIISDVVAPRERGKYQGLFGAVFGLSSVAGPLLGGYFADHNWRWIFYINLPIGIIALVMIDRLLRRVPFKRQDHKIDYLGAGLLVASVVSLLLATSWGGKEYAWSSATIIGLFAAGAALAAAFLVVETRAAEPILPLRLFRTVTFSISNLAAFILGVGMFGGIIYIPMYLQIVKGYTPTVSGLQMLPMMAGIIITSIVAGRSISKIGKYKWYIVAGTVTMTAGLGLFTQLQVATPLWQTAIYMAVVGIGLGLCMQPLVLAVQNAVGPKDLGVATSTSTFSRSLGGSFGVAILGAVLSTKLTSWMTELMPKAVAQLPREQAAKLPKDMSALLTSPQEIAKLPGVIKGAIQDSFVNSLHTVFWVAGAVSLVAVLVALFLPDKTLKGAPSPEAAEALAESSAL from the coding sequence ATGAACGTACAACTCAGCCCGAAACAGATCTGGACGCTGATGTCCGGGCTCATGCTCGGCATGCTGCTCGCGGCACTCGACCAGATGATCGTCGGCACGGCGCTGCCGACCATCGTCGGCCAACTCGGCGGCCTGAACCACTACTCGTGGGTGGTGACCGCGTACCTGCTGGCGTCGACCGCCTCTACCCCTCTGTACGGCAAGATCTCCGACCTGTACGGCCGCCGGCCGTTGCTGCTGTTCGCGATCGGGACCTTCCTGGTCGGCTCGCTGCTGGCTGGCATGTCGCAGAACATGATCCAGTTGATCCTGTTCCGGGGCATCCAGGGCCTGGGCGCCGGCGGCCTGATGACCCTGGCGTTCACCATCATCTCGGACGTGGTCGCACCCCGGGAGCGCGGCAAGTACCAGGGCCTGTTCGGGGCGGTGTTCGGGCTGTCCAGCGTCGCGGGCCCGCTGCTGGGCGGCTACTTCGCCGACCACAACTGGCGGTGGATCTTCTACATCAACCTGCCGATCGGCATCATCGCGCTGGTCATGATCGACCGACTGCTGCGCAGGGTGCCGTTCAAGCGCCAGGACCACAAGATCGACTACCTCGGCGCCGGGCTGCTCGTCGCCAGCGTCGTGTCGCTGCTGCTCGCCACGTCGTGGGGCGGCAAGGAGTACGCCTGGAGCTCCGCCACGATCATCGGCCTCTTCGCCGCCGGTGCGGCGCTCGCTGCGGCGTTCCTGGTCGTCGAGACCCGGGCCGCCGAGCCGATCCTGCCGTTGCGCCTGTTCAGGACGGTGACGTTCTCGATCTCCAACCTCGCGGCGTTCATCCTGGGCGTCGGCATGTTCGGCGGCATCATCTACATCCCGATGTACCTGCAGATCGTCAAGGGCTACACGCCCACCGTCTCGGGGCTGCAGATGCTGCCGATGATGGCCGGCATCATCATCACGTCGATCGTGGCCGGCCGGTCGATCAGCAAGATCGGCAAGTACAAGTGGTACATCGTCGCCGGCACGGTCACGATGACCGCCGGGCTGGGCCTGTTCACCCAGCTGCAGGTCGCCACCCCGCTGTGGCAGACGGCGATCTACATGGCCGTCGTCGGCATCGGGCTGGGCCTGTGCATGCAGCCCCTGGTCCTGGCCGTGCAGAACGCCGTCGGGCCCAAGGACCTGGGCGTGGCCACGTCGACGTCGACGTTCTCCCGGTCGCTGGGCGGCTCGTTCGGCGTCGCGATCCTCGGAGCCGTGCTGTCCACGAAGCTCACCAGCTGGATGACCGAGCTGATGCCGAAGGCCGTGGCGCAGCTGCCCCGCGAGCAGGCGGCGAAGCTCCCGAAGGACATGAGCGCCCTGCTCACCTCCCCGCAGGAGATCGCCAAGCTGCCCGGCGTCATCAAGGGCGCGATTCAGGACTCGTTCGTGAACTCGCTGCACACCGTGTTCTGGGTCGCCGGCGCGGTGTCGCTCGTGGCCGTGCTGGTCGCGCTGTTCCTGCCGGACAAGACGCTGAAGGGCGCACCGTCGCCCGAGGCGGCCGAGGCTCTGGCGGAGTCCTCCGCGCTGTAG
- a CDS encoding DNA polymerase III subunit delta' — protein sequence MNGGVWSDLAGQDDAVATLRRAALAADAVVRGEQVPAGAMTHAWLFTGPPGSGRSVAARAFAAALQCPDGGCGVCPACHTVLGGTHADVRFVVPEGLSIAVSEMRALVLRAASSPTQGRWQVLLVEDADRLTEAAGNALLKAIEEPPPRTVFLLCTPSTHPDDISVTIRSRCRVVALGTPNIESIARVLVERDGISPPEAQWAAAAAQGHVGRARRLARDPEARARREQVLGLPRKLTNISAAFDAAATLIAASEAEAASSVAELSAKEKAELETALGAGGTGKGAAGAARGTAGILKDLERRQKSRATRAQRDALDRALMDLAGLYRDVLALTLRSPARPIHADRTDMTRAAAERWTPESTLRRLEAVLACREAIDANVKPRIAVESMMLSLWQG from the coding sequence GTGAACGGTGGCGTCTGGAGCGACCTCGCCGGCCAGGACGACGCCGTCGCCACCCTGCGCCGCGCCGCGCTGGCCGCCGACGCCGTCGTGCGCGGCGAACAGGTCCCGGCTGGCGCGATGACCCACGCCTGGCTGTTCACCGGCCCGCCCGGCTCCGGCCGGTCCGTGGCCGCCCGGGCGTTCGCCGCGGCCCTGCAGTGCCCCGACGGCGGCTGCGGCGTGTGCCCCGCCTGTCACACCGTGCTCGGCGGCACCCACGCCGACGTGCGGTTCGTCGTCCCCGAGGGCCTGTCGATCGCGGTCAGCGAGATGCGCGCCCTCGTACTGCGGGCGGCCAGCTCCCCGACCCAAGGCCGCTGGCAGGTGCTCCTCGTCGAGGACGCGGACCGGCTCACCGAGGCCGCCGGCAACGCGCTGCTCAAGGCCATCGAGGAGCCGCCGCCCAGGACGGTGTTCCTGCTCTGCACCCCGTCGACGCACCCCGACGACATATCCGTGACGATCCGGTCCCGGTGCCGGGTCGTCGCCCTGGGCACCCCGAACATCGAGTCCATCGCCCGGGTGCTCGTCGAACGCGACGGGATCAGCCCGCCCGAGGCCCAGTGGGCGGCCGCCGCGGCCCAGGGACACGTGGGCCGGGCCCGGCGGCTCGCCCGCGACCCGGAGGCCCGGGCCCGCCGCGAGCAGGTGCTGGGGCTGCCCCGCAAGCTCACCAACATCAGCGCCGCCTTCGACGCCGCGGCGACCCTGATCGCGGCGTCCGAGGCCGAGGCCGCGTCCTCCGTCGCCGAACTGTCGGCGAAGGAGAAGGCCGAACTGGAGACGGCCCTCGGCGCGGGCGGCACCGGCAAGGGCGCGGCGGGCGCGGCGAGGGGCACCGCCGGCATCCTCAAGGACCTCGAACGACGGCAGAAGTCCCGGGCCACCCGTGCCCAGCGCGACGCCCTGGACCGGGCGCTGATGGACCTCGCGGGCCTGTACCGCGACGTCCTCGCCCTCACCCTGCGCTCCCCGGCCCGGCCGATCCACGCCGACCGGACGGACATGACGCGGGCCGCCGCCGAGCGCTGGACCCCGGAGTCGACCCTGCGCCGCCTGGAGGCCGTGCTGGCCTGCCGGGAGGCCATCGACGCCAACGTGAAGCCCCGGATCGCCGTCGAGTCGATGATGCTGTCCCTCTGGCAGGGCTAG
- a CDS encoding MFS transporter — MSIRRWAPDLSPLREFRDFRLVFSARSVTFLGAMITHVTVPYQLYAITHDVFAVGLMGLCELVPLLFMAFVGGALADYVDRRKLVLYSELAFAVLVTVLMLNSLSGRPQLWVLYVFAGLTAGVAGIQRPALDSIIPRLVSPEKLPAAVSLKSTATTAAMLAGPAVAGVLIAAVDLPWVYAVDLATYAFSLVCLLLVRAVAPPEAAERPSLRTVVTGLRYARSRQELLGTYLIDMNAMFFGMPTALFPALALKLGGPGVLGLLYSAPALGALVASLTSRWAERIHRHGLAVALAAAGWGLAIIGFGLSRALWLALFFLVLAGWADMISGLFRSTMWGQTVPDRLRGRLAGIEVISYSSGPTLGQVESGVAAKLMGVTGSVVSGGVLCVVGTVAISALLPRFISYDNRQGIAVRVAEEAASPGGNKPAAPVPESR, encoded by the coding sequence GTGAGTATCAGACGCTGGGCCCCCGACCTCAGCCCGTTGCGTGAGTTCCGCGACTTTCGGCTGGTGTTCAGCGCCCGGAGCGTCACCTTCCTCGGCGCGATGATCACGCACGTGACCGTTCCGTACCAGTTGTATGCGATCACCCATGACGTGTTCGCCGTCGGCCTGATGGGGCTGTGCGAGCTCGTGCCCCTGCTGTTCATGGCCTTCGTCGGCGGCGCGCTCGCCGACTACGTCGACCGGCGCAAGCTCGTCCTCTACAGCGAGCTGGCGTTCGCCGTCCTCGTCACGGTGCTGATGCTCAACTCGCTGTCCGGCCGTCCCCAGCTCTGGGTGCTCTACGTCTTCGCCGGGCTGACCGCCGGGGTCGCCGGCATCCAGCGCCCGGCCCTCGACTCGATCATCCCGAGGCTGGTCAGCCCGGAGAAGCTCCCGGCGGCGGTGTCCCTGAAATCCACTGCCACCACCGCCGCGATGCTCGCCGGGCCTGCCGTGGCGGGCGTGCTGATCGCCGCGGTCGACCTCCCGTGGGTGTACGCCGTCGACCTCGCCACCTACGCGTTCTCCCTGGTCTGCCTGCTCCTGGTCCGCGCGGTCGCCCCACCGGAGGCCGCCGAACGCCCGAGCCTGCGCACGGTGGTCACCGGCCTGCGGTACGCGCGGAGCCGGCAGGAGCTGCTGGGCACGTACCTGATCGACATGAACGCGATGTTCTTCGGCATGCCCACCGCGCTGTTCCCCGCGCTGGCCCTGAAACTCGGCGGCCCCGGCGTGCTGGGCCTGCTCTACTCGGCCCCTGCGCTCGGCGCGCTCGTCGCCTCGCTGACCTCCCGGTGGGCCGAACGGATCCACCGGCACGGCCTCGCCGTCGCGCTCGCCGCCGCCGGCTGGGGGCTGGCCATCATCGGATTCGGGCTGTCGCGTGCCCTCTGGTTGGCCCTGTTCTTCCTGGTCCTGGCCGGTTGGGCCGACATGATCTCCGGCCTGTTCCGGAGCACGATGTGGGGCCAGACCGTCCCCGACCGGCTGCGCGGCCGGCTCGCCGGCATCGAGGTGATCTCGTACTCGTCGGGGCCGACCCTCGGCCAGGTCGAGTCCGGGGTCGCGGCGAAGCTGATGGGCGTGACCGGCTCGGTGGTCTCCGGCGGGGTGCTGTGCGTCGTCGGCACCGTGGCGATCTCGGCCCTGCTACCGAGGTTCATCTCCTACGACAACCGGCAGGGGATCGCGGTCCGCGTGGCGGAGGAGGCGGCGTCGCCGGGCGGGAACAAGCCTGCGGCGCCGGTACCTGAATCACGGTGA
- a CDS encoding MarR family winged helix-turn-helix transcriptional regulator, whose protein sequence is MTSRNPSDEILGQIGLFFRRSQALFQLIKPQDDGLERPAYILLGMIDTDGPVRLTTLAGLAQLNLSTISRQVAALEAAGMVERDADPADGRASLVRVSEQGHAVLEHNRGKWRAEIASMLSDWNENERGEFARLFTQLNEAMAVRCAVEDK, encoded by the coding sequence ATGACGTCCCGTAATCCCTCCGACGAGATCCTCGGTCAGATCGGACTGTTCTTCCGCAGGTCCCAGGCGCTGTTCCAGCTGATCAAGCCCCAGGACGACGGCCTGGAACGCCCCGCCTACATCCTGCTCGGCATGATCGACACAGATGGTCCCGTGCGGCTCACCACCCTGGCGGGTCTCGCGCAGCTCAACCTGTCGACGATCAGCCGTCAGGTCGCCGCGCTGGAGGCCGCCGGCATGGTCGAGCGCGACGCCGACCCGGCGGACGGCCGGGCCAGCCTGGTCCGGGTCAGCGAGCAGGGCCACGCGGTCCTGGAGCACAACCGGGGCAAGTGGCGCGCGGAGATCGCGTCGATGCTCAGCGATTGGAACGAGAACGAACGGGGCGAGTTCGCCCGGCTGTTCACGCAGTTGAACGAAGCGATGGCGGTGCGATGCGCCGTGGAGGACAAATGA
- a CDS encoding PSP1 domain-containing protein, whose translation MGMLCAVSFNRYGRLYYLDPGDLTPQVGDKVLVPTDDGSAVAECVWAAQWVTEDTDGFPRLLGLAGDEDLTRDAYIRKRKAEAKVAAKKLIRAHDLPMKIVGVDHVPGGDVDRSTVYFTAPQRVDFRGLVRDLGATLKCRVELRQLSARDSARIQGGIGSCGRDLCCATFLTDFEPVTIRMAKDQDLPLNPLRISGACGRLMCCLKYEHPLYQQFQATAPAVGSRVTTGEGDGRVVAHNVPSDSVVVRLDSDGSRQSCSRASVCGSRRAYEGLD comes from the coding sequence ATGGGCATGCTGTGCGCCGTCAGTTTCAACCGGTACGGACGGCTCTACTACCTCGACCCCGGTGACCTCACCCCGCAGGTCGGCGACAAGGTCCTGGTCCCCACCGACGACGGCTCAGCGGTCGCCGAGTGCGTCTGGGCGGCGCAGTGGGTCACGGAGGACACCGACGGGTTCCCCCGGCTGCTCGGGCTGGCCGGCGACGAGGACCTGACCCGCGACGCGTACATCCGCAAGCGCAAGGCCGAGGCCAAGGTCGCGGCCAAGAAACTGATCCGCGCCCACGACCTGCCCATGAAGATCGTCGGGGTCGACCACGTGCCCGGCGGCGACGTCGACCGCAGCACCGTCTACTTCACCGCCCCCCAGCGGGTCGACTTCCGCGGCCTGGTCCGCGACCTCGGCGCGACCCTGAAGTGCCGGGTCGAACTGCGCCAGCTCTCCGCGCGCGACTCCGCCCGGATCCAGGGCGGCATCGGCTCCTGCGGGCGGGACCTGTGTTGCGCCACGTTCCTCACCGACTTCGAGCCGGTCACGATCAGAATGGCCAAGGACCAGGACCTGCCGCTGAACCCGCTGCGGATCTCCGGGGCCTGCGGCCGGCTGATGTGCTGCCTCAAATACGAGCATCCGTTGTACCAGCAGTTCCAGGCCACGGCACCGGCCGTCGGCTCCCGGGTGACCACGGGGGAGGGCGACGGCCGGGTGGTGGCGCACAACGTGCCCAGCGACTCGGTGGTGGTCCGGTTGGACTCGGACGGGTCCCGGCAGTCGTGCAGCCGGGCGTCGGTGTGCGGCTCGCGCCGGGCCTACGAAGGCCTCGACTAA